A genomic stretch from Limnobacter thiooxidans includes:
- a CDS encoding type II secretion system F family protein, with protein sequence MTFGLIATALIFISGALLLLGKDAEKQSRKLAESRLDVALSKSRDPLALEKDPLRKKYIPQWITDSLISAGLTLDRALGIRLGLFMLLPAFTALIFRGPASATGALILAFLGVAAYVLYRQRKRRLQMLSQLPAFLDGVVRVSAVGYSLTVSFNTALENAEQPLKEALGLAVQMQYAGLELDQAMHRLARVYGLTEFKLIASVVALALNYGGKSDILLGRLAQYLRDREQHHQEMLAMSSEARMSAVFMCCLTPALAGIILTLNPAYLGTMWNDDTGRMLLMVAGLLQVFGAAIIYRMVKSI encoded by the coding sequence ATGACCTTCGGACTGATCGCCACCGCACTGATTTTCATCTCCGGAGCCTTGCTGCTGCTGGGCAAGGACGCTGAAAAACAAAGCCGAAAGCTTGCCGAAAGCAGGCTGGATGTTGCGCTGAGCAAATCCAGAGACCCGCTGGCCCTGGAGAAGGACCCGCTACGCAAAAAATACATTCCCCAGTGGATCACTGACAGTCTGATTTCCGCGGGCTTGACCCTCGATCGGGCACTCGGAATCCGATTGGGCCTGTTCATGCTGCTGCCCGCATTCACAGCGCTGATTTTTCGTGGACCTGCCAGTGCAACTGGTGCACTCATTCTGGCCTTTCTAGGTGTCGCTGCCTATGTGTTGTATCGTCAGCGCAAACGCCGCTTGCAAATGCTGAGCCAGTTACCTGCGTTTCTGGATGGTGTGGTGCGTGTCAGTGCTGTGGGTTACAGCTTGACCGTGTCATTCAACACTGCCCTTGAAAATGCCGAACAACCCCTGAAAGAAGCACTGGGGCTGGCTGTACAAATGCAGTATGCCGGCCTGGAACTGGATCAGGCCATGCACCGGCTTGCACGCGTCTACGGGCTGACCGAATTCAAGTTGATTGCGTCGGTTGTGGCACTGGCGTTGAACTACGGCGGCAAAAGTGACATTTTGCTGGGTCGCCTGGCGCAGTACCTGCGCGACCGCGAACAACATCACCAGGAAATGCTGGCCATGTCTTCCGAGGCACGTATGTCCGCAGTGTTCATGTGCTGCCTGACGCCCGCACTGGCCGGCATTATCCTGACATTGAACCCCGCCTACCTGGGCACCATGTGGAACGACGACACCGGCCGAATGCTGCTGATGGTGGCTGGCCTGTTGCAGGTGTTCGGTGCAGCAATCATTTACCGCATGGTCAAGAGCATTTAA
- a CDS encoding CpaF family protein — protein MDSAVLADVKEMAHEHILAIIEKKGATFAKMDNAALGKFIQGEVQSLIYGKQIPLNDSEVAFVADSLYKEIAGFGPLEDLLADPNVEDVMINGYKDVYVSKMGRMERVQARFVDNAHLLRIVRRILAPLGRRLDESSPMVDARLPDGSRINVIISPLARDGVVVSIRKFRSIPLRAEDLMGLGTFDSRVYELMQEAVRKRCNLVVSGATSTGKTSMLNVLAEFIPAGERLITIEDTAELQLNHHHVVRLESRPGGHEGAGAISIRDLVKNSLRMRPDRVVVGEVRGAEVLDMLQAMSTGHDGSMGTIHASTPRDCLHRLEMLSGFAGFTGNEMSLRRQIASALDLIVQIVRLPSGKRRIYSITEVAGIVDDNILLQDLYRHESRLGPDGQELDNWIPVVPYPKNPKISHIRLT, from the coding sequence ATGGATTCAGCCGTGCTGGCTGATGTCAAGGAAATGGCCCATGAGCACATTCTGGCCATCATCGAGAAAAAAGGCGCCACCTTCGCCAAGATGGACAATGCCGCCCTGGGTAAATTTATCCAGGGGGAGGTGCAAAGCCTGATCTACGGCAAACAGATTCCGCTGAATGATTCTGAAGTGGCCTTCGTGGCCGATTCGCTGTACAAGGAAATCGCAGGCTTTGGCCCGCTTGAAGACTTGCTGGCTGACCCCAACGTCGAAGACGTGATGATCAACGGCTACAAGGACGTGTACGTGTCCAAGATGGGCCGAATGGAACGGGTGCAAGCCCGCTTTGTCGACAACGCCCACCTGCTGCGCATTGTTCGCCGAATCCTGGCACCGCTGGGCCGCCGGCTGGATGAATCCAGCCCCATGGTGGACGCGCGCCTGCCCGACGGCAGCCGGATCAACGTCATTATTTCCCCATTGGCCCGCGACGGCGTGGTGGTGTCCATCCGGAAATTCCGCAGCATTCCCTTGCGCGCCGAAGATCTGATGGGCCTGGGTACATTCGATTCCCGCGTATATGAACTGATGCAGGAAGCCGTGCGCAAGCGCTGCAACCTGGTGGTCAGTGGTGCAACCTCCACCGGCAAAACCTCCATGCTCAACGTGCTCGCGGAATTCATTCCTGCAGGCGAACGTTTGATCACCATTGAAGACACAGCCGAATTACAGCTGAATCACCACCACGTGGTTCGCCTTGAAAGCCGTCCGGGTGGCCATGAAGGTGCTGGCGCAATATCCATTCGCGACCTGGTGAAGAACAGCTTGCGTATGCGCCCTGACCGCGTGGTTGTGGGCGAAGTACGGGGTGCAGAAGTATTGGACATGCTGCAGGCCATGAGCACCGGCCACGACGGGTCCATGGGCACCATTCACGCGTCCACTCCACGTGACTGCCTTCATCGCCTGGAAATGTTGTCCGGTTTTGCAGGTTTCACCGGCAATGAAATGAGCTTGCGTCGACAAATAGCATCAGCTCTTGACCTGATTGTACAAATTGTCAGGCTGCCTTCGGGCAAGCGCCGCATCTACAGCATCACGGAAGTGGCAGGCATTGTAGATGACAACATTCTGCTCCAAGACCTGTATCGCCACGAAAGCCGACTGGGCCCGGATGGACAGGAACTGGACAACTGGATACCCGTGGTGCCTTACCCCAAAAACCCGAAAATTTCTCACATCCGCCTGACATGA
- a CDS encoding type II and III secretion system protein family protein gives MNTRQITFTGLAAAMALMAASTLALPQVAMGQTPAATATPAPFVLTVSTGFQKVVGLPSIPARVSIGDPSIASVTILKPTDRGGKNAGVLVTGLKTGSTSLLIWDRGASMARVITVAVTGKAAETISSLKDLKMETEGQVMKLSGSTPDVVTYQQARESLVRPGADGKAAELIDQAALQTSGTVQVDVKVVEFTRSELQRLGINLAGQFNGGQFSYAVSNPVSSGSSVANAFGVTLSNLAGDLTANLNILQADGYAKVLAEPSLIAQSGQDASFLAGGEIPIPVPSGNGTIGIEYKKFGVGLSFTPTILSNKTIALRVSPEVSDLDFSRGTSIQGVLVPAILTRRASTTVELGENQSFVIGGLISRNIIANANKVPWLSDIPVLGAFFKGNTYSREDKELLIIVTPRFVKPRAANAPALALPGQNVGMRPRGVWSQLFLPAAKEPVPGFTTN, from the coding sequence ATGAATACTCGTCAAATCACATTCACAGGCCTGGCCGCAGCAATGGCCTTGATGGCTGCAAGCACACTCGCCTTGCCTCAAGTGGCCATGGGGCAAACACCTGCTGCCACGGCAACACCTGCACCTTTTGTACTGACAGTGAGCACCGGGTTCCAGAAAGTGGTTGGCCTGCCCTCCATTCCGGCCCGAGTGTCCATCGGTGACCCCAGCATTGCTTCGGTCACGATATTGAAACCCACCGACCGCGGTGGAAAAAATGCTGGCGTGTTGGTGACTGGTTTGAAAACCGGATCCACCTCACTGTTGATTTGGGATCGCGGTGCCAGTATGGCACGCGTCATCACGGTAGCCGTCACCGGCAAGGCAGCCGAAACCATTTCCAGCCTGAAAGACCTGAAAATGGAAACAGAAGGCCAAGTGATGAAGCTGTCTGGTTCCACTCCTGACGTGGTGACCTACCAGCAGGCCCGTGAAAGTCTGGTTCGACCAGGCGCTGACGGAAAAGCCGCCGAGTTGATTGATCAGGCAGCACTGCAGACATCAGGCACCGTGCAGGTGGATGTCAAGGTAGTCGAATTTACCCGCAGCGAGCTGCAACGCCTGGGTATCAACCTGGCAGGCCAGTTCAACGGCGGGCAGTTCAGCTACGCGGTGTCCAACCCCGTATCTTCAGGCAGCTCGGTGGCCAATGCTTTCGGCGTGACCCTGAGCAACCTGGCTGGCGATTTGACGGCCAACCTGAACATCCTTCAAGCGGATGGCTACGCCAAGGTATTGGCAGAGCCCTCTTTGATTGCCCAGTCGGGTCAGGACGCTTCCTTTCTGGCTGGTGGCGAGATTCCAATTCCGGTACCTTCCGGCAACGGAACCATCGGCATTGAATACAAAAAGTTCGGTGTGGGCTTGAGCTTCACCCCAACGATCTTGTCCAACAAAACCATTGCGCTGCGAGTATCGCCCGAAGTCAGCGATCTGGATTTTTCTCGTGGCACATCGATTCAAGGGGTATTGGTACCCGCAATCCTGACACGCCGGGCTAGCACCACTGTTGAACTGGGTGAAAACCAAAGCTTTGTCATCGGTGGCCTGATCAGCCGCAACATCATTGCCAACGCCAACAAGGTACCGTGGCTTTCTGACATCCCGGTTCTGGGCGCCTTTTTCAAAGGCAACACCTACAGCCGCGAAGACAAGGAACTGCTGATTATTGTCACCCCAAGGTTTGTCAAGCCACGGGCTGCGAATGCACCTGCACTGGCCTTGCCTGGCCAGAACGTGGGCATGCGTCCGCGCGGTGTCTGGAGCCAGCTCTTCCTGCCTGCAGCGAAAGAGCCTGTTCCTGGCTTCACCACCAATTAA
- the cpaB gene encoding Flp pilus assembly protein CpaB has protein sequence MSGKTKILALLLLGIGLIFLVMAFLSGQNARKGGEAIKTELERYPVVVSATEIKFGTPVTPEMLKVEKFAIVPKGAFTDIGDVIGKKPLFTVGKGLPVTNQFFESGAVAAEVREGYRAFALRLDENNVATGKIKPGDYVDVFSIFQSNSRDIQQTISRLIMPNLRVLSVGAQLVNAPENANKAEEKDVNNRAARLRAMMVEVPTADINTLAVAQTLGELFVVLRSPEEEELPDMSKFPQAEPILKPALVKGPDGKVLNPQPKVEMTASDKAFAGISLDNAMLPGSGNSNVKNNKPAQTTGQREAAPATVEVIRGGETTRETAR, from the coding sequence ATGTCAGGAAAAACAAAAATACTCGCCTTGCTGCTGCTGGGAATTGGCCTGATCTTTTTGGTCATGGCTTTTTTGTCCGGCCAGAATGCACGCAAGGGGGGAGAAGCAATCAAGACAGAACTGGAACGTTATCCGGTTGTGGTCAGTGCCACTGAGATCAAGTTTGGAACGCCAGTGACACCTGAGATGTTGAAGGTGGAGAAATTTGCAATCGTGCCTAAAGGTGCGTTCACCGACATTGGAGATGTAATCGGCAAAAAACCCCTGTTTACCGTGGGTAAAGGCTTGCCTGTAACCAACCAGTTTTTTGAATCAGGCGCTGTAGCCGCCGAAGTGCGTGAGGGTTATCGCGCGTTTGCCCTGCGACTTGATGAAAACAATGTGGCCACCGGCAAAATCAAACCCGGTGACTACGTGGACGTATTCTCGATCTTCCAGTCCAACAGCCGCGACATTCAACAAACCATTTCACGCCTGATCATGCCCAACCTTCGCGTGCTATCGGTCGGCGCACAGCTGGTGAATGCGCCAGAAAATGCAAACAAGGCAGAAGAAAAGGATGTCAACAACCGCGCTGCACGATTGCGCGCCATGATGGTTGAGGTACCTACAGCTGACATCAACACCCTGGCCGTTGCACAAACACTGGGTGAGCTATTCGTGGTACTTCGCAGTCCGGAAGAAGAGGAACTGCCTGACATGAGCAAATTCCCTCAGGCTGAACCCATTTTGAAACCTGCCTTGGTCAAGGGTCCTGATGGCAAGGTCTTGAACCCGCAACCCAAGGTGGAAATGACCGCAAGTGACAAGGCTTTTGCCGGTATTTCGCTGGACAACGCCATGTTGCCAGGCAGCGGCAATAGCAATGTAAAAAACAACAAACCCGCACAAACCACCGGTCAGCGCGAAGCCGCGCCTGCCACGGTGGAAGTGATACGCGGTGGCGAAACAACCCGGGAAACAGCGCGATGA
- a CDS encoding TadE/TadG family type IV pilus assembly protein — protein sequence MNRNIQNLSMLASRADKQRGAQLVELALMLPVILTVVFAIVGYSLLFMVQHTLSSAVSQAARSVAVAGNNADPESAARQLLLNSLPSAMYPEGFSFATNQLAGAADCGNALGAGSNPALSCLEFRGFFNTAENPLLANIPFSETFFPEQLSASAVVLYQTTGAL from the coding sequence ATGAACCGCAACATCCAGAACCTTTCAATGCTTGCCAGTCGCGCCGACAAACAGCGTGGTGCGCAGCTTGTTGAATTGGCTCTGATGTTGCCGGTGATTTTAACGGTTGTTTTCGCAATCGTGGGCTACAGCCTGTTGTTCATGGTTCAACACACACTGAGCTCGGCCGTATCACAGGCCGCGCGCAGTGTGGCTGTTGCCGGCAACAATGCAGACCCCGAGTCTGCGGCTCGGCAGTTGCTTTTGAATTCACTGCCCAGCGCCATGTACCCGGAAGGATTCAGCTTTGCAACCAACCAATTGGCTGGTGCCGCAGATTGTGGCAATGCATTGGGCGCAGGTTCCAATCCAGCCCTGAGCTGCCTGGAGTTTCGCGGTTTTTTTAATACTGCAGAAAATCCGCTACTGGCCAATATCCCGTTTTCAGAGACATTTTTCCCAGAACAACTCAGCGCCAGCGCCGTGGTTCTGTATCAAACCACTGGCGCACTTTAA
- a CDS encoding AAA family ATPase has product MPQSMPRILFISGSDANWLWLSDAVGDRFMLVRESGTFSEITKRVGLVSPSMAVVDYSPQVGLDASLIVKELREIAPDLPVVAMGSKDSTEDVVNALRSGVKDFLSLDSSAGEVTKILSAVAEKAPAPSNERKGYAMVVLGGRQGVGSTTLAVNLAVQLARQNKDSTLLLDFGLPLGDGLVHLPCEDKQGAMDFVECVRNLKRFDATLAKSAFRKHNQTGVAILSLPRNLADLRDISASDALKFLNLIKSFFENIVIDLCGFSNLEFVASLLRSADVTMVLTPQSVPGIVTAAELIKSLNDKGIATSSFDLVVTPCHKDVALDADSIAKKLQIQTVHELPDRRAPLINAVNGGQVLSATDPKDPYSKAVSQLLERVNSNRRHGENAHGLASTFKKWFNK; this is encoded by the coding sequence ATGCCACAAAGCATGCCCCGAATCCTGTTCATCAGCGGATCAGACGCCAATTGGCTTTGGCTGTCTGATGCGGTGGGCGACCGCTTCATGCTGGTGCGTGAATCCGGCACCTTCAGTGAAATTACCAAGCGCGTCGGGCTTGTCTCGCCCAGCATGGCTGTGGTCGATTACTCACCCCAAGTGGGTCTGGACGCCAGCCTGATCGTCAAGGAATTGCGAGAAATCGCACCCGATCTGCCTGTTGTGGCGATGGGTTCAAAAGACTCCACAGAGGATGTGGTCAATGCACTGCGCTCAGGCGTGAAAGACTTCCTCAGCCTTGATTCCAGTGCAGGCGAAGTGACCAAAATACTGAGTGCTGTGGCTGAAAAAGCTCCTGCGCCATCCAATGAGCGCAAAGGCTATGCAATGGTCGTACTGGGTGGTCGGCAGGGGGTTGGGTCCACCACCTTGGCGGTAAACCTGGCCGTACAATTGGCTCGACAGAACAAAGACAGTACCTTGTTGCTCGACTTTGGCTTGCCGCTGGGCGATGGCCTGGTGCACCTGCCTTGCGAAGACAAACAGGGCGCCATGGATTTTGTGGAATGTGTGCGTAACCTGAAACGGTTTGACGCCACTCTGGCCAAGTCAGCATTTCGCAAGCACAACCAAACTGGCGTGGCCATTCTTTCACTGCCGCGAAACCTGGCTGATTTGCGTGACATCTCGGCATCGGATGCGTTGAAGTTCTTGAACCTGATCAAGTCTTTCTTCGAGAACATCGTGATTGACCTGTGCGGGTTTTCCAACCTGGAGTTCGTAGCCAGCCTGCTGCGCAGCGCCGACGTCACCATGGTGCTCACCCCGCAATCCGTGCCAGGTATTGTGACCGCGGCCGAGTTGATCAAAAGCTTGAATGACAAAGGCATTGCGACCAGCAGTTTTGATTTGGTGGTCACGCCGTGTCACAAAGACGTGGCACTGGACGCAGACTCAATTGCCAAGAAACTTCAGATCCAGACTGTGCACGAGTTACCGGATCGCCGCGCGCCCTTGATCAATGCCGTCAATGGCGGGCAGGTGCTGTCGGCCACGGACCCCAAAGACCCCTACTCAAAAGCAGTCTCCCAGTTGCTCGAACGCGTGAACTCGAACCGGCGTCATGGTGAGAATGCCCATGGTCTGGCCTCAACCTTCAAGAAATGGTTCAACAAATGA